In Desulfomonile tiedjei DSM 6799, a genomic segment contains:
- a CDS encoding tetratricopeptide repeat protein has translation MAVCVLLIAGGCGKKHVRSGMPFELDKVFVGIPSTIQESAKDKGIRLAKEGQFKSAIEAFEEHIKEEPQSFFGFNGLAVCYKNIGDYANAMKNFEQALKYTGSQQDRAKVLANIGNLYFSEGKPQAALGYYKEAAAEFDKNPLYLIFIAQAFVVLNDYDRARKVLTTAEEFQQNLEKYERDEDRGLGSYLMAKCYLALNDENKVYHHLENALRSNAEKYVSRIETDTSDEKNLLYTLKDDKRLRSILNKFSSLSKNPEVRNRRIGST, from the coding sequence GTGGCGGTCTGTGTACTGCTCATCGCCGGAGGTTGCGGAAAGAAGCACGTACGCAGCGGCATGCCTTTCGAATTGGACAAAGTCTTTGTCGGAATTCCCAGCACCATTCAGGAATCGGCAAAAGACAAAGGTATACGCCTGGCAAAGGAAGGTCAGTTCAAGTCCGCAATAGAGGCATTCGAAGAACACATCAAAGAAGAGCCCCAGAGCTTCTTCGGTTTTAACGGACTCGCTGTCTGCTACAAGAATATTGGTGATTACGCGAATGCTATGAAGAATTTCGAACAAGCTCTAAAATACACCGGCTCTCAGCAGGATCGAGCCAAGGTGCTTGCGAACATTGGAAACTTGTATTTCTCCGAAGGCAAACCTCAGGCCGCACTCGGTTACTACAAAGAAGCTGCGGCAGAATTCGACAAAAATCCGCTCTATCTCATCTTCATTGCACAAGCTTTCGTTGTTCTGAACGATTACGACCGTGCCAGAAAAGTCCTGACCACTGCGGAAGAATTTCAACAGAATCTGGAAAAATACGAACGTGATGAAGATCGCGGCCTCGGGTCTTATCTCATGGCCAAGTGCTATCTGGCGCTCAATGATGAAAACAAGGTTTACCATCATCTGGAAAATGCGTTGCGATCGAATGCCGAAAAATATGTCTCACGCATAGAAACCGATACATCGGATGAAAAGAATCTGTTATATACCTTAAAGGATGATAAACGGCTCAGAAGCATACTGAACAAGTTTTCTTCACTCTCGAAAAATCCGGAAGTCCGAAACCGCAGGATCGGATCGACATAA
- a CDS encoding PAS domain S-box protein, with amino-acid sequence METKSLRERFGKLLDSAGQMFWELDTEFHVVYANDYLKDVFGDPVGNTCHRFMANSDEICPECPVKIVFEGGERAISERMRIDKSGEPIWLQHTATPIRNSAGKVIGASELTIDITHRKNTESWLRDSERLYRNLVEQVPDVIFSLDRNGYFNFVNTQVEKLLGYPVQQILETPLKNYIAPEDKELVDTILELAEDDIWDEDVAVMDSQGTRKFARIRCKASFGEDHVPIGYEGVMRDRTVRRKLEEDLKASKVALVEKIKIIDELYEHIVQSGKCKAIEEHTAEVAHELRQPLAIVGGFARRMARHFDSGEALDIERQKQYASIIVMEIQRLEKILDRLIEFTKRDRLKLQTMNPHDLIEYILGIMESRIKDKQLFLNVQMGPEIGEIPLDPGRFQQLVLNLVSNAIEASPVGGVIELHTGVSIPSEKALKAGSLESAGFFEMKIRNSGPVIPPEAMQKVFNPFYTTKQHGTGLGLTVSKKIVEDHLGSISVKSDKTGTIFTIWLPLIDSYEERGRMGFCYLG; translated from the coding sequence GTGGAGACCAAATCGCTGAGAGAGCGTTTCGGAAAACTGCTGGACTCCGCGGGACAGATGTTTTGGGAACTGGATACCGAGTTCCATGTTGTTTATGCCAACGATTATCTGAAAGACGTTTTCGGCGACCCGGTGGGCAACACGTGTCATCGGTTCATGGCGAATTCGGACGAAATATGTCCGGAATGTCCGGTGAAAATAGTTTTCGAAGGGGGAGAACGCGCGATTTCAGAACGCATGAGGATCGACAAAAGCGGCGAACCCATTTGGCTGCAACACACGGCAACGCCCATACGGAATAGTGCCGGAAAGGTCATAGGAGCGAGTGAACTGACCATAGATATTACACATCGCAAGAATACCGAATCATGGTTGAGAGATTCCGAGCGTCTCTATCGAAATCTTGTGGAGCAAGTCCCTGACGTAATCTTCTCATTGGATCGCAATGGATACTTCAACTTTGTAAATACGCAGGTGGAGAAACTACTCGGGTATCCGGTGCAGCAGATCTTGGAAACTCCGCTGAAAAATTATATCGCGCCTGAAGACAAAGAGCTCGTGGACACGATTCTTGAACTTGCCGAAGATGATATCTGGGACGAGGACGTCGCTGTCATGGATTCCCAGGGGACCCGGAAATTTGCCAGAATCAGATGCAAAGCCTCTTTTGGTGAAGATCACGTGCCCATCGGTTATGAAGGTGTGATGAGAGACAGAACTGTCAGACGCAAGCTGGAAGAAGATCTGAAGGCGTCAAAGGTAGCTCTGGTAGAAAAAATCAAAATTATCGACGAATTGTACGAACACATCGTTCAGTCCGGAAAATGTAAGGCAATCGAAGAACACACTGCCGAAGTTGCCCATGAGTTGAGGCAACCGCTTGCAATTGTCGGGGGATTTGCCCGGAGAATGGCGAGGCACTTCGATTCGGGTGAAGCTCTGGACATCGAACGCCAAAAACAATACGCAAGTATCATCGTAATGGAGATTCAAAGGCTCGAGAAGATTCTCGATCGGTTGATCGAGTTCACCAAGAGGGACAGGCTGAAGCTTCAGACGATGAATCCGCACGACCTAATAGAATATATTTTAGGCATAATGGAGAGCCGCATTAAGGACAAGCAGCTTTTCCTCAATGTTCAAATGGGACCGGAGATCGGGGAGATTCCGCTCGACCCGGGAAGATTTCAACAACTCGTTCTTAATCTGGTTTCCAATGCAATTGAAGCCTCTCCTGTGGGAGGAGTGATTGAGCTTCACACAGGAGTCTCTATACCAAGCGAAAAAGCTCTAAAAGCGGGTTCGTTGGAGTCCGCCGGCTTTTTCGAGATGAAGATTCGCAACAGCGGGCCGGTTATTCCTCCGGAAGCTATGCAGAAAGTCTTTAATCCTTTCTATACTACGAAACAGCACGGAACCGGTCTTGGTTTAACCGTGAGCAAGAAAATCGTAGAGGATCACCTGGGGTCGATCAGTGTGAAATCTGATAAAACCGGAACGATATTTACTATTTGGCTGCCTTTGATCGACTCGTACGAAGAGCGCGGCAGGATGGGCTTCTGCTATCTGGGGTAG
- a CDS encoding histidine triad nucleotide-binding protein produces the protein MTDCIFCNIIARKIPAKIIYEDEQVVAFWDAYPASPIHLLLVPKTHIATFNDIPEEDQILTHIGSVARKITRDLGIAESGYRVFINVNRGGGQVVFHLHAHLVSGKDLGTVFFSLAVAGAILWRKIVNTFSRGKKLLL, from the coding sequence ATGACTGATTGTATATTCTGCAATATCATTGCGCGTAAAATACCTGCAAAGATAATCTATGAGGACGAGCAGGTTGTTGCCTTCTGGGATGCGTATCCCGCTTCTCCCATTCATCTGTTGCTTGTTCCGAAAACTCACATTGCCACATTCAATGACATTCCGGAGGAAGATCAGATCCTCACGCATATTGGGTCTGTTGCCCGCAAAATCACACGCGATCTAGGGATAGCTGAATCAGGATATCGTGTTTTTATAAACGTGAATCGAGGTGGGGGCCAGGTAGTATTTCACTTACATGCACATTTGGTTTCCGGAAAAGATCTGGGGACCGTTTTCTTCAGCCTGGCAGTAGCGGGCGCTATTTTGTGGCGCAAGATAGTCAATACGTTTAGTCGTGGCAAAAAATTACTGTTGTAG
- a CDS encoding histidine triad nucleotide-binding protein yields the protein MVGSTGRCVFCGIVKKEIPAEIVYEDEFVVAFRDANPAAPVHILVVPREHIPTLNDIPLGNPVLSHIGSAVTRIAEDFGVAQSGYRFFINVNRGGGQVIFHLHAHLVSRTGTGEKIAKGD from the coding sequence ATGGTTGGTTCAACAGGCAGGTGCGTTTTCTGTGGGATCGTCAAAAAGGAAATTCCCGCGGAAATTGTATACGAAGACGAGTTCGTTGTTGCATTTCGAGATGCAAATCCAGCCGCACCGGTCCACATACTTGTTGTTCCGAGAGAACATATACCGACATTAAACGACATACCGCTGGGAAATCCGGTTCTTTCTCATATTGGATCTGCTGTGACGCGAATTGCCGAGGACTTTGGCGTTGCCCAGAGCGGTTACAGATTTTTCATCAATGTGAACAGAGGTGGAGGACAGGTTATATTTCACCTTCACGCTCATCTGGTTTCCCGGACAGGTACTGGCGAAAAAATAGCAAAAGGTGACTGA
- a CDS encoding PAS domain S-box protein → MSHLWDNFRIRLVILVILGVMPALFIVYLSAHQQRRVAAGYVQESALRLASDVSKDQKMMIEMTHRFLRDLAENPSVKSFSIQACSALFKDFFDSRPFMFYANVALSDDRGNIVCSALPVNDIVNVSDRQYFKFAIAEKRFSVGSFQVGRISHARTIGFGYPVIGEGGQVRGVLMASLDLSWFNHLAAAADLPAGATLAIVDSNGTILSRYPDPEKWVGTAAPESEVVQTVLLEREGVAEATGIDGIRKLYGFKPMGGLSEGGFVYVGIPQEPAFSKVDRMLSQNLILVVLSAILGLICVWAFGYVFIMRGLNSLALAARQITEGNLDTRIPAKAVNGEIGRLALAFDQMAEALQRRDAEHKLLTERIKNEKDFSDLLIDSLPGTFFLFDEHGSFLRWNRNFERVTGYSPAEILQLQPSDFFQGNHWESVQETIETAFATGEAMMIHADFVDKSGMTYPYIFTGRRLKLDNRMCLLGTGLDVSEQKKLEEERNRLFSFSVDMLCIATFDGFLKQVNPAWSKTLGWSEADLMNRPFVDFLHPDDKKKSIAMFERLSSGETVQFFENRVRCKDGFFRWISWNSFPLPQEGLAFAVARDVTLVKQSEREVAELQALLSAAIDQTPAGILIADAPHMSIRLANNAAMHILGETVKTLSDSSYCHCFPKWGMYHPFGEPFTAEEFPLTQAILQGKISKNVEAVIQRPDGRSHWILINAAPVLTNDGEITAGVAVFSDITELKNAEAELRRSAAKYRRILETIADGYHEVDLRGNLVLVNDSMCEITGHTREELLGTDYRQLMDEENAKRVFAAYNRVYRTQEPNTAFDLEIIRKDGQKLNVSISISLIREMNNKPTGFRGIFRDVTQGKKMEEQLRHAVKMEAVGRLAGGIAHDFNNILTAIMGYATIASTLVEASTPVRERLEQITKASQRAADLTRQLLAFSRKQMLDVKVIDLNEVISDLEKMLKRLIGEDIELNTLLNSSAAQTKADPVQIEQILMNLVVNARDAMPRGGNLTIETNTTFLDENYCRTHLDVEPGHYVVLSVSDSGRGMDAETLKCIFEPFFTTKEKGAGTGLGLSMVYGIVKQHKGHINVYSEPGKGTTFKIYLPFMRNMVQPAAQRASEMSQPHGTETILVVEDEELVLNLASEALEMLGYTVLRASDPIEATAKSCAHLSHIHLLLTDVVLPNMDGRSLFNALSPTRPGMKVLYVSGYTENFIVHRGVLDRGVHFMQKPFTVEVLARRVREVLDGATEIV, encoded by the coding sequence ATGTCCCACTTATGGGATAATTTTCGAATTCGTCTGGTCATTCTTGTCATCCTGGGAGTAATGCCAGCTCTTTTCATCGTGTATCTCAGCGCTCATCAGCAGCGTCGCGTAGCAGCGGGATACGTTCAGGAAAGTGCATTGAGACTCGCCAGCGATGTATCCAAAGATCAGAAAATGATGATCGAGATGACCCACAGGTTTTTACGGGACTTGGCCGAAAATCCGTCGGTGAAGTCGTTCAGCATTCAAGCATGTTCCGCCTTATTCAAGGATTTCTTTGATTCGCGTCCGTTCATGTTTTACGCCAACGTCGCGTTAAGCGACGATCGAGGGAATATTGTCTGCAGCGCGTTGCCGGTGAATGATATCGTGAATGTAAGCGACCGCCAGTATTTCAAATTTGCCATAGCAGAAAAACGATTTTCGGTGGGAAGTTTCCAGGTGGGGAGAATTTCCCATGCGAGGACCATCGGCTTCGGGTACCCCGTTATCGGTGAAGGAGGACAAGTGCGCGGAGTCCTGATGGCATCCCTGGATCTGTCCTGGTTTAACCACCTTGCGGCAGCCGCAGATCTCCCCGCCGGAGCGACTCTGGCCATAGTCGATTCCAACGGCACTATCTTGAGCAGATACCCGGATCCGGAGAAATGGGTTGGTACTGCCGCTCCGGAATCCGAAGTGGTGCAGACAGTGCTTTTAGAACGAGAGGGAGTGGCCGAAGCCACAGGCATCGACGGCATCAGGAAATTGTATGGATTCAAACCAATGGGAGGACTCTCGGAAGGTGGATTTGTTTACGTGGGAATACCTCAGGAGCCGGCATTTTCCAAAGTGGACCGAATGCTCTCTCAGAATCTAATATTAGTCGTGTTGTCGGCGATACTTGGTTTGATCTGTGTCTGGGCATTTGGATACGTGTTTATTATGAGAGGACTCAATTCGCTGGCTCTTGCGGCTCGCCAGATTACTGAGGGCAATTTGGATACTCGCATTCCTGCGAAAGCCGTCAATGGAGAAATAGGTCGGCTCGCGCTGGCATTCGACCAAATGGCAGAAGCACTCCAACGCAGAGACGCGGAGCACAAGCTTTTGACCGAACGTATCAAGAATGAAAAGGATTTTTCGGACTTGTTGATTGACAGCCTTCCGGGAACGTTTTTTCTTTTTGACGAACACGGTTCGTTCCTCCGCTGGAATCGTAATTTCGAGAGAGTGACGGGATATTCCCCTGCAGAAATTCTGCAATTACAGCCTTCCGATTTCTTCCAGGGCAATCATTGGGAAAGCGTCCAAGAGACAATTGAAACTGCATTTGCCACGGGAGAAGCCATGATGATCCACGCCGATTTCGTGGACAAGAGTGGCATGACTTATCCGTATATATTTACAGGCCGTCGTCTCAAGTTGGACAATCGAATGTGCCTCCTGGGAACCGGCCTCGATGTGTCCGAACAGAAGAAATTGGAAGAGGAACGCAACAGACTCTTTAGTTTTTCCGTTGATATGCTGTGCATAGCAACTTTTGACGGGTTCCTAAAGCAGGTGAATCCGGCATGGAGCAAAACCCTGGGTTGGTCGGAAGCCGATCTCATGAACCGTCCTTTTGTCGATTTCTTGCACCCCGACGATAAAAAGAAAAGCATAGCCATGTTTGAACGCCTCTCATCCGGCGAAACAGTGCAGTTTTTTGAAAACCGGGTGCGTTGCAAGGATGGTTTTTTTCGGTGGATTTCTTGGAATTCTTTTCCCTTGCCCCAAGAAGGATTGGCTTTTGCCGTAGCGCGTGATGTCACATTAGTCAAACAGTCCGAAAGAGAGGTTGCTGAACTGCAGGCGCTTCTCTCTGCGGCAATCGATCAGACTCCGGCAGGTATCCTCATTGCCGATGCTCCTCACATGAGCATCCGTCTTGCTAACAACGCTGCCATGCATATTCTCGGAGAAACCGTCAAAACTCTCTCGGATTCTTCCTATTGCCACTGTTTCCCCAAATGGGGAATGTATCATCCTTTCGGAGAGCCCTTCACCGCAGAAGAATTTCCACTCACTCAAGCCATATTGCAGGGCAAGATCTCCAAGAATGTTGAGGCAGTCATCCAGCGTCCGGACGGAAGGTCCCACTGGATTCTTATCAATGCTGCTCCGGTACTGACTAATGATGGTGAGATTACCGCGGGAGTCGCTGTTTTCTCCGACATTACAGAACTCAAGAATGCCGAAGCTGAGTTGAGAAGATCTGCAGCCAAGTACAGACGTATCCTGGAGACCATCGCGGATGGTTATCATGAAGTGGATCTGCGAGGAAATCTCGTGCTGGTGAATGATTCGATGTGTGAAATCACCGGGCATACTCGAGAAGAACTCCTTGGAACAGATTACCGTCAGCTCATGGACGAGGAAAATGCAAAGCGGGTCTTTGCTGCGTACAACCGAGTTTATAGGACTCAAGAACCCAATACGGCATTCGACTTAGAAATCATCAGGAAAGACGGCCAAAAACTGAATGTCTCTATTTCCATTTCCCTGATACGAGAGATGAACAACAAGCCAACCGGATTTCGAGGTATTTTTCGGGATGTGACCCAGGGCAAAAAGATGGAGGAGCAACTACGGCACGCGGTTAAAATGGAAGCGGTGGGCCGCCTTGCCGGTGGGATTGCGCATGATTTCAACAACATTTTGACTGCGATTATGGGATACGCCACCATTGCATCCACCCTTGTTGAGGCAAGTACACCGGTTCGAGAACGACTGGAGCAGATAACAAAAGCTTCGCAACGGGCAGCCGATCTTACGCGTCAACTCCTTGCGTTCAGTCGAAAACAGATGCTGGATGTAAAAGTTATCGACTTGAATGAGGTGATTTCAGACCTGGAAAAAATGCTGAAGCGCCTCATCGGGGAAGACATCGAGTTGAATACTCTTCTGAATTCATCAGCGGCGCAAACGAAAGCAGACCCGGTCCAAATCGAACAGATACTGATGAATCTCGTTGTCAACGCAAGAGATGCCATGCCGCGGGGTGGAAACCTGACTATCGAGACCAATACTACATTTCTGGATGAGAATTACTGCAGAACCCACCTTGACGTCGAACCGGGCCATTACGTCGTTCTCAGTGTAAGTGATTCCGGCAGAGGAATGGATGCGGAAACGCTCAAATGCATATTCGAACCTTTCTTCACCACGAAAGAAAAGGGCGCAGGTACCGGGCTGGGACTTTCTATGGTGTACGGCATCGTGAAGCAGCACAAAGGCCACATCAACGTCTACAGTGAACCGGGAAAAGGGACTACTTTCAAGATTTATCTGCCGTTTATGAGAAACATGGTACAACCTGCAGCACAAAGAGCTTCGGAGATGTCTCAGCCCCATGGAACAGAGACGATTTTGGTCGTTGAGGACGAGGAACTCGTGTTGAATTTGGCGAGCGAAGCACTTGAGATGCTGGGGTACACAGTACTGAGGGCCTCGGACCCCATAGAGGCAACAGCCAAATCGTGTGCTCATCTCAGTCATATTCATCTGTTATTGACGGATGTGGTTCTCCCCAACATGGACGGACGAAGCCTGTTCAACGCACTGTCTCCGACCAGACCCGGCATGAAGGTCCTCTATGTATCCGGATACACGGAAAATTTCATTGTACACAGAGGCGTCCTGGACAGGGGAGTTCATTTCATGCAAAAACCGTTTACCGTGGAAGTGCTTGCACGAAGAGTTCGCGAAGTGCTCGACGGAGCAACTGAGATTGTATAA
- a CDS encoding AAA family ATPase codes for MIVKTLQRFFQGKSALMYLISSEEDRVERLLRVAADQAGLNSARFLTWSCVTSSNGDRSSEIVPDPVACLSHFVALQENAVLIFKDLHLLIEENPQLIRQLKECSVELRNSRKKIFFVSPRLVLPDELIPFFKIEDVPLPRFDELLNILKTVIQGHPSSESLKKSLTRDLRDKMVRAASGFTATEASDAFETALLNQESITLKAVDAVLEEKEALVRKSGVLEYVSTRAGSWQIGGLVNLKKWLNERNRAFSPDAAKHGLTPPKGVLVMGISGCGKSLCIKAIASQWKLPLLRLDMGKLYDGLAGQPEEAMRNAIKTAEAVAPCVLWIDEIEAGIANQNQKQAGGKEARVLALFLTWMQEKTSPVFVGATANEVEVLPPELMRKGRFDELFYMGLPLKDERLQILSIHMKRRKVDPARFDMEYLAESTEGLNGAEIEQGVISAIFESTSKNVELTEHVLANSLRSIVPLSRTMRERIQKIEAWARDRAQKASLETL; via the coding sequence ATGATCGTTAAAACGCTTCAGCGGTTCTTTCAGGGAAAATCCGCCCTGATGTATCTCATCTCCAGCGAAGAAGATCGCGTTGAGCGGCTCCTTCGTGTGGCAGCAGACCAGGCCGGTTTGAATTCTGCACGGTTTCTTACGTGGTCCTGCGTGACAAGCTCGAATGGAGACCGGTCATCGGAGATCGTTCCTGACCCGGTTGCCTGTCTTTCGCATTTCGTCGCTCTACAAGAGAATGCTGTCCTGATTTTCAAAGACCTGCATCTCCTCATAGAGGAGAATCCACAGTTGATACGACAGCTCAAAGAGTGTTCGGTCGAACTGCGGAATAGCCGCAAGAAGATTTTCTTCGTGAGTCCGCGGCTCGTATTACCCGACGAGCTGATCCCTTTTTTCAAGATCGAGGACGTTCCACTTCCCCGCTTCGATGAACTCCTGAATATTTTGAAGACAGTAATTCAAGGCCATCCCTCATCCGAGTCGCTGAAGAAATCACTCACCCGCGATTTGCGAGACAAAATGGTGCGAGCTGCCTCGGGTTTTACTGCAACAGAGGCGTCAGATGCTTTTGAAACTGCGCTTTTAAACCAGGAATCGATCACGTTGAAAGCGGTTGACGCAGTCTTGGAAGAAAAGGAGGCACTCGTCAGAAAAAGCGGAGTCCTCGAATACGTCAGCACCAGAGCAGGCTCATGGCAGATCGGTGGACTTGTCAATTTGAAGAAATGGCTGAATGAGAGGAATCGCGCATTTTCACCGGATGCCGCAAAACACGGGTTGACTCCACCCAAAGGAGTCCTTGTCATGGGAATAAGCGGCTGCGGAAAGAGCCTCTGCATAAAAGCCATTGCTTCTCAATGGAAACTCCCGCTGTTGCGACTCGACATGGGAAAACTGTATGACGGGCTCGCAGGTCAGCCGGAAGAAGCGATGCGAAATGCTATCAAGACAGCGGAAGCAGTAGCTCCTTGTGTTCTGTGGATTGACGAAATAGAAGCCGGGATTGCCAACCAAAACCAGAAGCAGGCTGGCGGCAAAGAAGCACGCGTCCTTGCCCTCTTTCTCACATGGATGCAGGAGAAAACTTCTCCTGTTTTTGTGGGAGCAACAGCAAACGAAGTCGAAGTCCTACCCCCGGAACTCATGAGAAAAGGCCGATTCGACGAGCTATTCTACATGGGACTTCCATTAAAGGACGAGCGTCTTCAAATACTGTCGATACACATGAAAAGAAGAAAAGTCGATCCGGCCCGTTTCGACATGGAATACCTGGCCGAATCGACTGAGGGGTTGAACGGAGCTGAAATCGAACAAGGCGTAATTTCAGCAATTTTCGAAAGTACTTCCAAGAACGTTGAGTTGACGGAGCATGTACTGGCAAATTCGCTGCGAAGTATCGTTCCGCTCTCCAGAACTATGAGAGAACGTATCCAAAAGATCGAGGCATGGGCGAGGGATCGGGCTCAAAAGGCTTCTCTGGAAACACTGTGA
- a CDS encoding ABC transporter ATP-binding protein, which yields MTQELLSIRGLKTIFASNGGTAVAVDGINLSLKEGETLGLVGESGCGKTVTALSIMRLVSDPGKIVEGEIIFEGHDLLSLSEEEMREVRGDRISMIFQEPMTSLNPVFRIQDQIGEVYRVHRNMSKSEARDAAIVMLKKVGIPSPEKRSKDYPHQMSGGMRQRVMIAMALACDPKLMLADEPTTALDVTIQAQILELMNEIKHRLGTGIILITHDLGVVAEMVDRVAVMYAGKIVEEAPVNQLFASPQHPYTIGLLKSVPRIDEATREASRLHVIPGMVPDLRMLPEGCSFRGRCPEEQEICKRPPALEAKSSGSRVRCWMRE from the coding sequence ATGACTCAGGAACTACTTTCGATCCGAGGTTTGAAAACGATTTTTGCCTCCAATGGAGGAACTGCCGTTGCAGTTGACGGAATTAACCTCAGCCTCAAGGAAGGGGAGACCCTTGGACTCGTCGGCGAATCCGGCTGTGGGAAGACTGTCACCGCGTTGTCCATTATGCGTCTGGTTTCCGATCCCGGAAAGATAGTGGAAGGTGAAATCATTTTTGAAGGCCACGATCTTCTCAGCCTATCTGAAGAGGAAATGCGAGAAGTCAGAGGCGACCGGATTTCCATGATCTTTCAGGAGCCTATGACTTCATTGAATCCCGTGTTTCGTATCCAGGACCAGATAGGAGAGGTTTATCGTGTCCATCGGAACATGAGCAAATCTGAGGCACGGGATGCGGCAATTGTCATGCTGAAAAAGGTGGGGATTCCGTCACCTGAAAAGAGATCGAAGGATTATCCGCATCAAATGAGCGGTGGTATGAGGCAGCGTGTAATGATAGCTATGGCTCTTGCCTGCGATCCCAAGCTGATGCTAGCGGATGAGCCCACTACCGCTCTGGATGTGACAATTCAAGCTCAAATACTTGAATTGATGAATGAGATAAAGCATCGCCTCGGAACAGGCATCATCCTGATCACTCACGATCTCGGTGTCGTCGCGGAGATGGTCGACAGAGTGGCTGTAATGTATGCAGGAAAAATCGTGGAAGAAGCCCCGGTGAATCAGCTTTTTGCCAGCCCCCAGCATCCGTACACCATTGGGCTGCTTAAATCCGTTCCACGAATTGATGAGGCAACACGAGAGGCAAGCAGGTTGCATGTGATTCCCGGAATGGTGCCTGATTTGCGAATGCTGCCCGAGGGTTGCTCGTTCAGAGGCAGGTGCCCGGAAGAACAAGAGATTTGTAAGCGACCTCCTGCTCTGGAAGCCAAGTCTTCCGGCAGTCGGGTCAGATGTTGGATGAGAGAATAG
- a CDS encoding FKBP-type peptidyl-prolyl cis-trans isomerase has product MSATAEYSIGEKSYVKIRYRVRVPDGPFIKGAVEPEVMDFITSFKQVIPGLENRLMGHVVSERLSFTVPPEEAFGPRYDQLVFEKNKADFHFPQGMEPYNGMQISVICGDEGPDVGTIREVKEDTIVIDCNHALSGFPLQYDLEIIEARPARQNEICQEWESECGSSECSGCSPHEIVLGKDNTENN; this is encoded by the coding sequence ATGTCAGCAACTGCCGAATATAGCATTGGAGAAAAGAGTTACGTAAAGATACGATACCGGGTTCGAGTCCCTGACGGTCCTTTTATCAAAGGAGCTGTAGAACCGGAAGTAATGGATTTCATAACCAGTTTCAAGCAAGTCATTCCGGGTTTGGAGAACCGACTCATGGGGCATGTCGTGAGTGAGCGGCTTTCGTTTACGGTGCCTCCGGAAGAAGCTTTCGGACCTCGATACGATCAACTGGTGTTTGAGAAGAATAAAGCGGATTTTCACTTTCCTCAGGGGATGGAACCGTACAATGGCATGCAGATCTCGGTCATCTGCGGTGACGAAGGTCCCGATGTGGGAACCATTCGGGAAGTGAAGGAAGATACGATTGTCATCGACTGCAATCATGCTTTGTCCGGATTCCCACTGCAGTACGATCTGGAGATTATCGAAGCTCGACCCGCGCGTCAAAATGAGATTTGCCAGGAATGGGAAAGCGAATGCGGAAGTTCAGAGTGTTCGGGATGCAGTCCGCACGAAATAGTGCTGGGAAAGGACAACACCGAAAATAACTGA
- a CDS encoding endonuclease domain-containing protein — translation MLPFNKRLKCFARALRRNMTDAENRIWAKIRRKQLKGHQFYRQKNIGNYIVDFYCPAANLIIEIDGGQHYSDEGLRRDAVREKYLEHLGFEVIRFSDRDVFENLEAVLDIVSDHLVSVEP, via the coding sequence ATGCTCCCGTTCAATAAGAGACTAAAATGTTTTGCAAGGGCCTTACGGCGGAATATGACCGACGCTGAAAACCGTATCTGGGCAAAGATCAGGAGAAAACAGCTAAAAGGCCATCAATTCTACAGGCAAAAGAATATAGGCAACTATATTGTGGACTTCTATTGTCCGGCAGCGAATCTCATTATCGAGATCGATGGCGGGCAGCATTATTCCGATGAAGGCCTAAGGCGAGACGCCGTTAGAGAGAAGTATCTGGAACACTTGGGCTTCGAAGTAATAAGATTCTCGGATAGAGATGTTTTTGAGAATTTGGAGGCAGTTCTCGATATCGTGTCTGATCATCTTGTGTCCGTGGAGCCATGA